The proteins below are encoded in one region of Myxococcales bacterium:
- a CDS encoding gamma-glutamylcyclotransferase: MNAPKGQRGAPTRVFVYGTLLAGEPNHRLLVGARLVAAARTKPAFELRDLGAFPGLVRGGEHAVAGEVYEVDEPTLAALDRLEGHPRFYRRSRIALEGGATVETYLLAPEQVEGLPVIDSGSWRARSKEWRA, from the coding sequence ATGAACGCGCCCAAGGGCCAGCGTGGCGCGCCCACGCGCGTCTTCGTCTACGGGACGCTCCTTGCCGGCGAGCCGAACCACCGGCTCCTCGTCGGCGCGCGGCTCGTCGCGGCGGCCAGGACGAAGCCGGCGTTCGAGCTGCGCGACCTCGGCGCGTTCCCCGGGCTTGTGCGCGGTGGCGAGCATGCGGTGGCGGGCGAGGTGTATGAGGTCGACGAGCCGACGCTCGCCGCGCTCGATCGACTCGAGGGGCACCCGCGCTTCTACCGGCGCTCGCGCATCGCCCTCGAGGGCGGCGCCACCGTCGAGACCTACCTCCTCGCGCCCGAGCAGGTCGAAGGTCTTCCCGTCATCGACTCGGGCAGCTGGCGAGCGCGCAGCAAGGAGTGGAGAGCATGA
- a CDS encoding gamma-glutamylcyclotransferase — MLYFAYGSNLDDEQMRSRCASAQPVALAVLPNYALAFGGFSHRWDGAVASVVRARGARVEGLLYRIEEADLRALDRCEGHPFAYERVVKVVLDEHGRRRRATTYLQPEDGFEPWAPQPGYVRVLWRAYDRLGFDVAPLATAAGVEP; from the coding sequence GTGCTCTACTTCGCGTACGGCTCGAACCTCGACGACGAGCAGATGCGCTCGCGGTGCGCGAGCGCGCAGCCCGTGGCGCTTGCGGTGCTGCCCAACTACGCGCTCGCCTTCGGGGGCTTCAGCCACCGCTGGGACGGGGCCGTCGCGAGCGTCGTGCGGGCACGCGGCGCCCGCGTCGAGGGGCTCCTCTACCGCATCGAGGAGGCGGACCTGCGTGCGCTCGACCGCTGCGAGGGCCATCCGTTCGCCTACGAGCGCGTCGTGAAGGTGGTGCTCGACGAGCACGGCCGGCGCCGACGCGCGACGACGTACCTGCAGCCCGAGGACGGCTTCGAGCCCTGGGCGCCGCAGCCCGGCTACGTCCGCGTGCTGTGGCGCGCGTACGATCGCCTGGGCTTCGACGTCGCGCCCCTGGCCACCGCTGCAGGGGTGGAGCCATGA
- a CDS encoding amidoligase family protein, whose product MKTLRFGIEIETVGLSREKLARAIHSVVGGTVADEYRSWRITDARGRRWQVVPDGSLSGGENSGEIVSPVLGYDDIDELQNVVRAVRTAGAKADPSTGIHIHIDGSRFDAKSVTNLVKLVHKQERLLEHALGVSETRLSRYCRPIDASFIQRLEARRPKTMQEVSDAWYGYRNTSPQRYDQTRYHGLNLNSLFFRGTIELRYFNGTLHAGEVKAYVQLALAMAAKALGSKAASSKRREFNPATAKYDFRVVLLNLGLIGDEFKTARLHLTKKLAGSAAWKGERRDRRLAPNAPASEEVVDARAAA is encoded by the coding sequence ATGAAGACGCTGCGATTCGGGATCGAGATCGAGACGGTGGGCCTGAGCCGCGAGAAGCTCGCCCGCGCCATCCACAGCGTGGTCGGGGGCACGGTCGCCGACGAGTACCGCAGCTGGCGCATCACCGACGCGCGCGGGCGCCGCTGGCAGGTGGTCCCGGACGGCTCGCTCAGCGGCGGCGAGAACAGCGGCGAGATCGTCTCGCCGGTCCTCGGCTACGACGACATCGACGAGCTGCAGAACGTCGTCCGGGCGGTGCGCACCGCGGGCGCGAAGGCCGACCCCTCGACGGGCATCCACATCCACATCGACGGCAGCCGCTTCGACGCCAAGAGCGTCACGAACCTGGTGAAGCTGGTGCACAAGCAGGAGCGCCTCCTCGAGCACGCGCTCGGGGTCAGCGAGACGCGCCTGAGCCGCTACTGCCGCCCGATCGACGCGAGCTTCATCCAGCGCCTCGAAGCGCGGCGCCCGAAGACGATGCAGGAGGTGAGCGACGCCTGGTACGGGTACCGGAACACGAGCCCGCAGCGCTACGACCAGACGCGCTACCACGGGCTCAACCTCAACAGCCTCTTCTTCCGGGGCACGATCGAGCTGCGCTACTTCAACGGGACGCTGCACGCGGGCGAGGTGAAGGCCTACGTGCAGCTGGCGCTCGCGATGGCGGCGAAGGCCCTCGGCTCGAAGGCCGCGTCGAGCAAGCGCCGCGAGTTCAACCCGGCCACCGCCAAGTACGACTTCCGGGTGGTGCTCCTGAACCTCGGGCTCATCGGCGACGAGTTCAAGACGGCGCGGCTGCACCTGACGAAGAAGCTCGCGGGCTCCGCGGCGTGGAAGGGCGAGCGCCGCGACCGCCGCCTGGCCCCGAACGCTCCGGCGAGCGAGGAGGTGGTCGATGCCCGAGCAGCAGCGTGA